In Bosea vestrisii, the following are encoded in one genomic region:
- the flgF gene encoding flagellar basal-body rod protein FlgF — MENALLVSLSRQMALARELDVIANNVANVGTNGFKARSARFAEYVSPTARADTFQTQDRRLSYVIDKGTPIDLSLGAIERTGNPLDVAVQGDNYLVVQTPQGERYTRAGSLDINGRGQLVTQAGQPVMGDGGPIVFGSTESNPRIAADGTVTSDQGQRGKLRIVRFDNPAALASDGSNLFSSTTAAQAAGPQARLETGAIERSNVKAVVEMTRLVEVQRAYQTLSAMMAKTDELRAKAITRLADQQA, encoded by the coding sequence GTGGAAAACGCGCTTCTCGTCAGCCTGTCGCGCCAGATGGCTCTGGCGCGTGAGCTCGACGTCATTGCTAACAACGTCGCGAATGTCGGCACGAACGGCTTCAAGGCGCGCTCGGCGCGCTTTGCGGAGTACGTCTCGCCGACAGCGCGCGCCGACACCTTCCAAACGCAGGACCGCCGGCTCTCCTATGTCATCGACAAGGGCACGCCGATCGATCTCTCGCTGGGGGCGATCGAGCGCACTGGCAACCCGCTCGATGTCGCGGTTCAGGGCGACAACTATCTCGTCGTCCAGACCCCCCAGGGCGAGCGCTACACCCGCGCCGGCTCACTCGATATCAATGGCCGCGGCCAGCTCGTGACCCAGGCCGGCCAGCCGGTGATGGGCGATGGGGGGCCGATCGTCTTCGGTTCGACCGAGAGCAATCCGCGGATCGCCGCCGACGGCACGGTCACGTCCGACCAGGGCCAGCGCGGCAAGCTCCGGATCGTCCGCTTCGACAACCCCGCCGCGCTCGCCAGCGATGGCAGCAACCTGTTCTCCTCGACCACCGCAGCCCAGGCCGCAGGCCCGCAGGCACGGCTCGAGACCGGGGCGATCGAGCGCTCCAACGTCAAGGCCGTGGTCGAGATGACGCGGCTGGTCGAGGTCCAGCGCGCTTATCAGACGCTCTCGGCGATGATGGCCAAGACCGACGAACTACGTGCCAAGGCGATCACCCGCCTGGCCGATCAGCAAGCCTGA
- the fliL gene encoding flagellar basal body-associated protein FliL has product MAKKTGKDDETAEDGADAASKPGKKKLVMIGGALALVAVLGGGWFFFLKKKPVEEISAEAAAAAAKKQITFVEMKDMMIGISAGPQQDRQPIVKIKVALEIADPKTADQVKPLLPRVEDAFQVFMRELRPSDLDGSAGMYRLKEELLRRVNVTVYPAKVDAVLFKELLLQ; this is encoded by the coding sequence ATGGCGAAAAAGACGGGCAAGGACGACGAGACCGCCGAGGACGGCGCCGACGCGGCGTCGAAGCCCGGCAAGAAGAAGCTCGTCATGATCGGCGGCGCCTTGGCGCTCGTCGCCGTGCTCGGCGGCGGCTGGTTCTTCTTCCTGAAGAAGAAGCCTGTCGAGGAGATCAGCGCCGAGGCGGCTGCCGCAGCAGCCAAGAAGCAGATTACCTTCGTCGAGATGAAGGACATGATGATCGGCATCTCCGCTGGGCCGCAGCAGGACCGCCAGCCGATCGTCAAGATCAAGGTCGCGCTCGAGATCGCCGATCCCAAGACCGCGGACCAGGTCAAGCCGCTGCTGCCGCGTGTCGAGGACGCCTTCCAGGTCTTCATGCGCGAGCTGCGCCCTTCCGACCTCGACGGCTCGGCCGGCATGTACCGGCTGAAGGAAGAGCTGCTGCGCCGGGTCAACGTCACCGTCTACCCGGCCAAGGTCGACGCCGTCCTCTTCAAGGAACTGCTGCTGCAATAG
- the fliM gene encoding flagellar motor switch protein FliM: MASSDLEAQDKDKLPLTPEGMAAEWAAMPDIVDEDGGETEANIDRLMNQDEIDTMLGFSAGDDGKGGRNGIQAIVDSGSVTYERLPMLEIIFERLVRLLSTSLRNLFSDNVEVTLEGIRSVRFGDYMNSISLPAMLAVFKAEEWDNFGLITIESALTYSVLDTMLGGKRGQSAARVDGRPFTSIEMNLLRRVIGVVLGDAEAAFRPLSPVNFKIDRIESNPRFVSISRPANAAIRVELRFDMEGRGGSLHLLLPYATIEPIRELLLESFMGEKLGRDPIWENHLATEVWQADVAVKCVLHECTMPLKRVMKLEIGDTLMFDARPDSVASLRCGEFIVSEGRIGRVDDKIAVQVVSPLRRSKTTMAAFDTSHLNPAS, translated from the coding sequence ATGGCCAGCAGCGACCTCGAAGCCCAGGACAAGGACAAGCTGCCGCTGACGCCGGAAGGCATGGCGGCGGAGTGGGCTGCCATGCCCGACATCGTCGACGAGGACGGTGGCGAGACGGAAGCCAATATCGATCGCCTGATGAATCAGGACGAGATCGATACGATGCTCGGCTTCTCGGCCGGAGACGACGGCAAGGGCGGCCGCAACGGCATCCAGGCGATCGTCGATTCCGGCTCGGTCACCTATGAACGCCTGCCGATGCTCGAAATCATCTTCGAGCGCCTGGTCCGCCTTCTCTCCACCAGCCTGCGCAACCTGTTCAGCGACAATGTCGAGGTGACGCTGGAGGGCATCCGCTCGGTGCGCTTCGGCGACTACATGAACTCGATCTCGCTGCCGGCGATGCTCGCGGTGTTCAAGGCCGAGGAATGGGACAATTTCGGCCTCATCACCATCGAGTCCGCCCTCACCTATTCGGTGCTCGACACCATGCTTGGCGGCAAGCGCGGCCAGTCGGCGGCGCGCGTCGACGGGCGCCCCTTCACCTCGATCGAGATGAACCTGCTGCGCCGCGTCATCGGCGTCGTGCTCGGCGATGCCGAGGCCGCCTTCAGGCCGCTCTCGCCGGTGAACTTCAAGATCGACCGGATCGAATCCAATCCACGCTTCGTCTCGATCTCGCGCCCGGCCAACGCCGCCATCCGCGTCGAATTGCGCTTCGACATGGAGGGCCGCGGCGGCTCGCTCCATTTGCTCCTGCCCTACGCCACCATCGAGCCGATCCGGGAATTGCTGCTCGAAAGCTTCATGGGCGAGAAGCTCGGGCGCGACCCGATCTGGGAGAATCACCTCGCCACCGAGGTCTGGCAGGCCGATGTCGCGGTGAAATGCGTGCTGCACGAATGCACCATGCCGCTCAAGCGGGTGATGAAGCTCGAGATCGGCGACACGCTGATGTTCGACGCGCGCCCCGACTCCGTCGCTTCGCTGCGCTGCGGCGAGTTCATCGTCAGCGAGGGCCGGATCGGGCGCGTCGACGACAAGATCGCCGTCCAGGTCGTCAGCCCCCTGCGGCGCTCGAAGACGACCATGGCCGCCTTCGACACCAGCCATCTCAATCCGGCGTCCTGA
- a CDS encoding DUF6468 domain-containing protein, which translates to MTITLIADVLVGCLLVATIITCFVLSKRIERLKADESAMRQTIGALISATDTAERAIAGLKLTLGDCDRTLGERLRTAERYAADLAQQIEAGQGVMERIGQIVSAASMVAAKPEPVSEKPVVSRMASAADAAAAIRARAARRLEGQAA; encoded by the coding sequence ATGACCATCACCCTGATCGCCGATGTGCTGGTGGGCTGCCTGCTGGTCGCGACCATCATCACCTGCTTCGTGCTCTCCAAGCGCATCGAGCGGCTGAAGGCCGATGAGAGCGCGATGCGCCAGACCATCGGCGCCCTGATCTCCGCTACGGACACGGCCGAGCGCGCCATCGCCGGCCTGAAGCTGACGCTCGGCGACTGCGACCGCACCCTCGGCGAACGCCTGCGCACCGCCGAGCGTTACGCCGCCGACCTCGCCCAGCAGATCGAGGCCGGCCAGGGCGTGATGGAGCGCATCGGCCAGATCGTCAGCGCCGCCAGCATGGTCGCCGCCAAGCCCGAGCCCGTCTCCGAGAAGCCGGTCGTCTCACGCATGGCGAGCGCCGCCGACGCCGCCGCCGCGATCCGCGCCCGCGCCGCCCGCAGGCTCGAAGGCCAGGCTGCGTGA
- a CDS encoding MotE family protein gives MIQSPRLIPAVILGAMGLLALKLLAWSAEPSPSKVPPSAQVVAAKPEKEVWGLAKIIAKAHQPDVFMDPETTGTIDPPSPKVVPEEQAKRDASPNNKAGLMNGTAQPVSPAEKALLERLGQRREEIDARMRELDMREKLLDSAEKKLGGRVDDLKALEEKVEGPRKQEAEANQAVKNLVIMYETMKPKDAARVFDRLALDILVPVVQQMSPRKMSDVLAAMSPEAAERLTVALSVRGRPAVATERAPAAMPAGNELPAIEPAPRR, from the coding sequence GTGATCCAGTCGCCCCGCCTGATCCCGGCCGTCATCCTCGGCGCCATGGGTCTCCTGGCGCTGAAGCTGCTTGCCTGGTCGGCGGAACCCTCTCCGAGCAAGGTACCACCCAGCGCCCAGGTCGTCGCCGCAAAGCCTGAGAAGGAGGTCTGGGGCCTGGCCAAGATCATTGCCAAAGCCCATCAGCCCGACGTCTTCATGGATCCCGAGACCACCGGCACCATCGACCCGCCGTCCCCCAAGGTTGTGCCGGAGGAGCAGGCCAAGCGCGACGCCAGCCCGAACAACAAGGCCGGCCTGATGAACGGCACGGCTCAGCCGGTTTCGCCGGCGGAAAAGGCCTTGCTCGAACGCCTCGGCCAGCGCCGCGAGGAGATCGACGCCCGCATGCGCGAGCTCGACATGCGCGAGAAGCTGCTCGATTCGGCCGAGAAGAAACTCGGCGGCCGCGTCGACGATCTCAAGGCGCTGGAAGAGAAGGTTGAAGGTCCGCGCAAGCAGGAGGCCGAGGCCAACCAGGCCGTCAAGAACCTGGTGATCATGTACGAGACGATGAAGCCGAAGGACGCCGCCCGTGTCTTCGACCGGCTGGCGCTCGACATCCTAGTTCCCGTCGTCCAGCAGATGAGCCCGCGCAAGATGTCGGATGTGCTGGCCGCCATGTCGCCGGAGGCGGCAGAGCGGCTCACCGTCGCGCTCTCAGTGCGTGGACGTCCTGCTGTCGCCACCGAACGCGCGCCAGCCGCCATGCCGGCAGGCAATGAGCTGCCGGCGATCGAGCCCGCCCCGCGCCGCTGA